The proteins below are encoded in one region of Castor canadensis chromosome 6, mCasCan1.hap1v2, whole genome shotgun sequence:
- the Tspan11 gene encoding tetraspanin-11 isoform X2 — protein MEQDDWLTVYLRYLLFVFTFFFWVGGTSVMAVGVWTLVEKSGYLSVLASSTFAASAYILIFAGTLVMVTGFLGFGAIIREQKSCLSTYFCLLFIIFLVELVAGVLAHVYYQKLSDELKQHLSHTLTESYGQPRALEITASVDRLQQDFKCCGSNSSADWQHSAYILSQEAEGRQVPDSCCKTVVARCGQRVHPSNIYKVEGGCMAKLEQFLADHLLLMGAVGIGVACLQSSSESTEQCELVRRRGPEEV, from the exons ATGGAGCAGGACGACTGGCTGACTGTCTACCTGAGGTACCTGCTCTTCgtcttcactttcttcttctgG GTGGGTGGAACATCCGTCATGGCCGTGGGCGTCTGGACCTTGGTGGAGAAGAGTGGCTACCTCAGTGTCCTGGCTTCCAGCACCTTTGCTGCCTCCGCCTACATCCTCATCTTTGCAGGCACTCTCGTCATGGTGACCGGCTTCCTAGGCTTTGGGGCCATCATCCGGGAGCAGAAGAGCTGCCTCTCCACA TATTTCTGCCTGTTGTTTATCATCTTCCTGGTTGAGCTGGTGGCAGGTGTCCTGGCTCATGTGTACTACCAGAAG CTGAGCGATGAGCTGAAGCagcacctgagccacaccttgaCCGAGAGCTACGGGCAGCCCAGGGCCTTGGAAATCACGGCCTCAGTGGACCGTCTACAGCAGGAT TTCAAGTGCTGTGGAAGCAATAGCTCAGCCGACTGGCAGCACAGCGCGTACATCCTGTCACAGGAGGCCGAGGGCCGCCAAGTGCCTGACAGCTGCTGCAAGACGGTGGTGGCACGCTGTGGCCAGCGGGTCCACCCCTCCAACATCTACAAGGTGGAG GGAGGGTGCATGGCCAAGCTGGAGCAGTTCCTGGCCGACCACCTGCTGCTCATGGGAGCAGTGGGCATCGGAGTGGCCTGCCTGCAG TCTTCCTCAGAAAGCACTGAACAATGTGAACTTGTGAGGAGGAGGGGCCCAGAAGAAGTCTGA
- the Tspan11 gene encoding tetraspanin-11 isoform X4, which yields MEQDDWLTVYLRYLLFVFTFFFWVGGTSVMAVGVWTLVEKSGYLSVLASSTFAASAYILIFAGTLVMVTGFLGFGAIIREQKSCLSTYFCLLFIIFLVELVAGVLAHVYYQKLSDELKQHLSHTLTESYGQPRALEITASVDRLQQDFKCCGSNSSADWQHSAYILSQEAEGRQVPDSCCKTVVARCGQRVHPSNIYKVEGGCMAKLEQFLADHLLLMGAVGIGVACLQMTKQKHGEVTR from the exons ATGGAGCAGGACGACTGGCTGACTGTCTACCTGAGGTACCTGCTCTTCgtcttcactttcttcttctgG GTGGGTGGAACATCCGTCATGGCCGTGGGCGTCTGGACCTTGGTGGAGAAGAGTGGCTACCTCAGTGTCCTGGCTTCCAGCACCTTTGCTGCCTCCGCCTACATCCTCATCTTTGCAGGCACTCTCGTCATGGTGACCGGCTTCCTAGGCTTTGGGGCCATCATCCGGGAGCAGAAGAGCTGCCTCTCCACA TATTTCTGCCTGTTGTTTATCATCTTCCTGGTTGAGCTGGTGGCAGGTGTCCTGGCTCATGTGTACTACCAGAAG CTGAGCGATGAGCTGAAGCagcacctgagccacaccttgaCCGAGAGCTACGGGCAGCCCAGGGCCTTGGAAATCACGGCCTCAGTGGACCGTCTACAGCAGGAT TTCAAGTGCTGTGGAAGCAATAGCTCAGCCGACTGGCAGCACAGCGCGTACATCCTGTCACAGGAGGCCGAGGGCCGCCAAGTGCCTGACAGCTGCTGCAAGACGGTGGTGGCACGCTGTGGCCAGCGGGTCCACCCCTCCAACATCTACAAGGTGGAG GGAGGGTGCATGGCCAAGCTGGAGCAGTTCCTGGCCGACCACCTGCTGCTCATGGGAGCAGTGGGCATCGGAGTGGCCTGCCTGCAG
- the Tspan11 gene encoding tetraspanin-11 isoform X3, producing MEQDDWLTVYLRYLLFVFTFFFWVGGTSVMAVGVWTLVEKSGYLSVLASSTFAASAYILIFAGTLVMVTGFLGFGAIIREQKSCLSTYFCLLFIIFLVELVAGVLAHVYYQKLSDELKQHLSHTLTESYGQPRALEITASVDRLQQDFKCCGSNSSADWQHSAYILSQEAEGRQVPDSCCKTVVARCGQRVHPSNIYKVEGGCMAKLEQFLADHLLLMGAVGIGVACLQICGMVLTCCLHRRLQRHFY from the exons ATGGAGCAGGACGACTGGCTGACTGTCTACCTGAGGTACCTGCTCTTCgtcttcactttcttcttctgG GTGGGTGGAACATCCGTCATGGCCGTGGGCGTCTGGACCTTGGTGGAGAAGAGTGGCTACCTCAGTGTCCTGGCTTCCAGCACCTTTGCTGCCTCCGCCTACATCCTCATCTTTGCAGGCACTCTCGTCATGGTGACCGGCTTCCTAGGCTTTGGGGCCATCATCCGGGAGCAGAAGAGCTGCCTCTCCACA TATTTCTGCCTGTTGTTTATCATCTTCCTGGTTGAGCTGGTGGCAGGTGTCCTGGCTCATGTGTACTACCAGAAG CTGAGCGATGAGCTGAAGCagcacctgagccacaccttgaCCGAGAGCTACGGGCAGCCCAGGGCCTTGGAAATCACGGCCTCAGTGGACCGTCTACAGCAGGAT TTCAAGTGCTGTGGAAGCAATAGCTCAGCCGACTGGCAGCACAGCGCGTACATCCTGTCACAGGAGGCCGAGGGCCGCCAAGTGCCTGACAGCTGCTGCAAGACGGTGGTGGCACGCTGTGGCCAGCGGGTCCACCCCTCCAACATCTACAAGGTGGAG GGAGGGTGCATGGCCAAGCTGGAGCAGTTCCTGGCCGACCACCTGCTGCTCATGGGAGCAGTGGGCATCGGAGTGGCCTGCCTGCAG